The following coding sequences are from one Hymenobacter sp. DG25A window:
- a CDS encoding DUF7033 domain-containing protein: MSAALPPLNPAPVSTETRLAYVLRHFQQAYEPMVTVSIGYEETNAIQLMRGDRGFFEGQNPYPPTPTRREWRHQMLPFFFDCFPEEPLLTLKSGKALIGVDLISAAFYLLSGWQEYFSDERDQHGRFPFSASVQYRYGFVDTPVVNYYFDILKTAIEHVTGQPLQTRRWAGGAAWAAFITHDIDNLYSAWKAPAKAALRRFDLLSFGRKMWRHFTRPDAWDNLAHVQQTVSAHGAKSTFFFLPEHRKAANGTPNADYRYHQVRSLLNNVLQAGTSIELHGSIGTSTNANKLHYDAEQICHFGPTGQGLRFHYLSWEPRTTPALVDELLFAFDTTLGFAEHFGFRNSYCLPFQPFNFALGKAADFLEIPLNVMDATLHHPNYLQLAPEEILPALTPMLQEIERFGGVCTVLWHNENFDPANKHNGPRQFHELMEYLRSHNAAYVNGSEILTAIHARQNS, encoded by the coding sequence ATGTCTGCTGCCCTTCCTCCCCTAAACCCGGCGCCTGTATCCACCGAAACCCGACTGGCGTATGTTCTGCGGCATTTTCAGCAGGCTTATGAACCTATGGTCACCGTTTCCATCGGCTACGAAGAGACGAATGCAATTCAGTTGATGCGAGGCGACCGGGGTTTCTTCGAGGGGCAAAACCCCTATCCACCTACGCCTACGCGGCGGGAATGGCGTCACCAGATGCTCCCGTTTTTCTTTGACTGTTTCCCGGAAGAGCCCCTCCTTACGCTAAAGTCAGGCAAGGCCCTTATTGGCGTAGACCTTATCTCCGCCGCTTTTTACCTGCTAAGCGGCTGGCAGGAATATTTCTCTGACGAACGGGACCAGCACGGGCGTTTTCCATTTTCAGCCAGTGTTCAGTATCGTTATGGGTTCGTAGACACGCCCGTCGTTAACTATTACTTCGATATCCTCAAAACGGCAATTGAACACGTAACGGGCCAGCCGTTACAGACGCGCCGTTGGGCTGGTGGGGCCGCCTGGGCCGCCTTCATCACACACGATATTGATAACCTGTACAGCGCGTGGAAAGCGCCAGCGAAAGCGGCTCTGCGACGATTCGATCTACTGAGTTTCGGACGTAAAATGTGGCGACACTTTACCCGGCCGGATGCTTGGGACAATCTGGCCCACGTGCAGCAGACCGTTTCCGCTCACGGTGCTAAAAGCACGTTTTTCTTTTTGCCAGAGCACCGGAAGGCCGCGAATGGGACGCCTAATGCCGACTACCGGTATCATCAGGTGCGTTCATTACTAAACAATGTACTGCAAGCCGGAACTAGTATAGAGTTGCACGGCAGTATTGGCACCTCTACCAATGCCAATAAACTGCACTATGATGCAGAGCAAATTTGTCACTTTGGCCCCACGGGCCAGGGACTGCGCTTTCACTACCTGAGTTGGGAGCCCCGGACCACACCCGCGTTAGTAGATGAGTTGCTTTTTGCTTTTGACACGACGCTCGGCTTTGCCGAGCATTTTGGCTTCCGCAACTCCTACTGCCTGCCTTTTCAGCCCTTCAATTTTGCCCTCGGCAAGGCCGCAGATTTTCTCGAAATTCCGCTGAATGTGATGGACGCTACGCTCCACCATCCCAATTATTTACAGCTGGCACCGGAGGAAATCTTACCCGCTTTAACTCCCATGCTGCAGGAAATTGAACGGTTTGGCGGCGTGTGCACGGTGCTGTGGCATAATGAGAATTTCGACCCGGCTAACAAGCACAACGGCCCACGTCAGTTCCACGAATTGATGGAGTACCTTCGCAGCCATAACGCGGCATATGTAAACGGTTCAGAAATTCTGACTGCTATACACGCTCGACAGAATTCATAG
- a CDS encoding lipopolysaccharide biosynthesis protein encodes MGIVQRQGLRNTLISYLGLALGFVNTTLLLPRFLAPSQLGLTQVLVSIATIFAQLSAVGFASMGIRFFPYFRDAENRHHGFLPLLLGLPLVGFAVVTALYVLGQPVILSLYSHDAGLLGPYYLWGIALAFFTLLYSLQDAYLKGLYHTAFSSFLQEILLRILIAGAAFLFGTGYLTFHQFVLAYIGVNSLITLLLTGYLAYIGELHLRPTRAVFRVRPVRELVNFGAFALLSNISGTVIMTVDSLMLGSKINLAAAGVYAIAINISTALTIPWRALSKIAFPLLAEYWKENDQSRMADFYRNTTRLLTTLGCWLALGISLNLDFIYHLIHRPEYAIGTTAVLLLLMGRLFDSITGVNGLIVVTSPRYRYDLIFNISLALVTVGLNLLLIPALGLTGAALAALLSLTSINVARTWFVWYSYRMQPFTWRIPLIVFLAAIAGVCGWLMPDLGTPFLTMLLRSGVLTVVYVGLLLLTNSAPEALPFLQKIGTRFKT; translated from the coding sequence TTGGGCATCGTTCAGCGGCAGGGACTGCGCAATACCCTGATTTCTTACCTTGGGCTGGCCCTGGGCTTTGTGAATACTACGCTGCTGCTGCCGCGGTTTCTGGCGCCCAGCCAGCTGGGACTGACGCAGGTACTGGTGTCCATTGCCACCATTTTTGCGCAGCTATCGGCGGTGGGGTTTGCCAGTATGGGCATCCGGTTTTTCCCATACTTCCGCGACGCCGAAAACCGCCACCACGGTTTTTTGCCGTTGCTGCTGGGCTTGCCCCTGGTGGGCTTTGCGGTGGTTACCGCCCTCTACGTGTTGGGCCAGCCGGTCATTCTGAGTTTGTATTCGCACGATGCCGGCCTGCTGGGACCTTATTACCTCTGGGGCATTGCGCTGGCCTTTTTTACGCTGCTATACTCCCTGCAGGATGCCTACCTGAAAGGGCTGTACCACACGGCGTTTTCTTCCTTTCTGCAGGAAATTCTCCTGCGGATACTCATTGCGGGCGCCGCCTTTTTATTCGGAACCGGCTACCTGACTTTCCACCAGTTTGTGCTGGCCTACATTGGGGTCAACAGCCTGATTACGCTTTTGCTCACGGGTTATCTGGCTTATATCGGGGAGCTGCATCTGCGGCCTACCAGGGCGGTATTCCGCGTGCGGCCGGTGCGTGAGCTGGTAAACTTTGGGGCTTTTGCGCTGCTTTCCAATATTTCGGGCACCGTGATAATGACGGTGGATTCCCTGATGCTGGGCTCCAAAATAAACCTGGCCGCGGCCGGCGTTTATGCCATTGCCATCAACATCAGCACCGCCCTCACTATTCCGTGGCGGGCCCTCAGCAAAATTGCCTTCCCCCTGCTGGCCGAGTACTGGAAGGAAAACGACCAGTCCCGCATGGCCGATTTCTACCGCAATACCACGCGCCTGCTCACTACGCTGGGCTGCTGGCTGGCGCTGGGCATCAGCCTCAATCTGGATTTCATCTACCACCTTATTCACCGTCCCGAGTACGCCATTGGCACCACAGCCGTGCTGCTCCTCCTCATGGGCCGGCTATTCGACAGCATTACGGGCGTAAATGGGCTGATTGTGGTAACGTCCCCGCGCTACCGCTACGATTTAATCTTCAATATCTCCCTGGCGCTGGTCACGGTGGGCCTCAATTTGCTGCTGATTCCAGCCCTGGGACTTACCGGGGCGGCCCTGGCCGCGCTGCTTTCCCTCACCAGTATTAATGTGGCCCGCACTTGGTTTGTGTGGTATAGCTACCGCATGCAGCCCTTCACCTGGCGCATTCCCCTCATCGTCTTTTTAGCAGCTATTGCCGGAGTTTGTGGCTGGCTGATGCCAGATTTGGGCACCCCGTTTCTGACGATGCTGCTCCGCTCCGGTGTGCTGACTGTGGTATATGTTGGCCTGCTTTTACTGACAAATTCAGCCCCGGAAGCCCTCCCCTTCTTGCAAAAAATAGGCACCCGGTTTAAGACTTAA
- a CDS encoding phosphoadenylyl-sulfate reductase: MSAVNAAPAVLALLDDLRPRLIQASALERLRLVAQYFPGQAVFSTSFGLEDQIISHLIFEFDLPIQVFTLDTGRNFQETYATWNKTLLKYQKPIEVFFPQQAGVQNLLLEKGPNSFYESVDNRKECCFIRKVEPLNRALAGKQAWVTGIRAEQSQNRQTMDPVEWDAAHNLVKVHPLFDWTWEEAVAFTQQHSIPVNTLHQQGFVSIGCAPCTRAIGPGEDFRAGRWWWEDLSAKECGLHTTAAHNGPDPVVEPMHSERHAEHSEASRVLTSE, from the coding sequence ATGTCCGCAGTAAATGCTGCGCCGGCCGTTCTTGCCTTGCTGGACGACCTGCGCCCCCGGCTGATTCAGGCTTCGGCTCTGGAGCGGCTGCGCCTCGTGGCCCAATACTTTCCCGGGCAGGCCGTGTTTTCCACCTCCTTCGGGCTGGAAGACCAGATTATCAGCCACCTGATTTTTGAGTTCGACCTGCCCATTCAGGTGTTTACGCTGGATACCGGCCGCAATTTCCAGGAAACCTACGCTACCTGGAACAAGACGCTGCTCAAGTATCAGAAGCCCATTGAGGTGTTCTTCCCGCAGCAGGCCGGCGTGCAAAATCTGCTCCTGGAAAAGGGGCCAAACTCGTTCTACGAGAGCGTGGACAACCGCAAGGAATGCTGCTTTATCCGCAAAGTAGAGCCTTTGAATCGGGCCTTAGCCGGGAAGCAGGCATGGGTAACCGGCATTCGGGCCGAACAGTCCCAGAACCGCCAGACCATGGACCCCGTGGAGTGGGACGCCGCGCACAACCTCGTCAAAGTTCACCCCCTGTTCGACTGGACCTGGGAGGAGGCGGTGGCTTTCACCCAGCAGCACAGCATTCCGGTGAATACACTGCACCAGCAGGGCTTCGTCAGCATTGGCTGCGCGCCCTGCACCCGCGCCATTGGCCCCGGCGAAGACTTCCGCGCCGGCCGCTGGTGGTGGGAAGACTTATCGGCCAAAGAATGCGGGCTGCACACCACAGCCGCGCACAATGGCCCCGACCCGGTGGTAGAACCGATGCACTCAGAACGTCATGCAGAGCACAGCGAAGCATCTCGCGTGCTGACGTCTGAATAG
- the cysD gene encoding sulfate adenylyltransferase subunit CysD — protein MSTPTFDYLDRLEAEAIHILREVAGQFERPALLFSGGKDSIVLTRLAEKAFRPGRFPFPLVHVDTGHNFPEVLTYRDALAEQLGEKLIVRSVEETIKRQRLREPGGKYPSRNPLQTYTLLETIEEFEFDACIGGARRDEEKARAKERIFSVRDEFGQWDPKRQRPELWNIYNGRIQKGENVRVFPISNWTELDVWRYIQRENIALPDIYFGHERTCVVLPSGQLLGLTEHIRLDQDDEIVTRQVRFRTVGDSTCTAAVESDAATVEDIIEDLLLAKVSERGATRLDDNISEAGMEDRKRNGYF, from the coding sequence ATGAGTACCCCAACTTTCGATTATCTCGACCGGCTGGAAGCCGAAGCCATTCATATTCTTCGGGAAGTGGCCGGCCAGTTTGAGCGGCCCGCGCTGCTGTTTTCCGGTGGCAAAGATTCCATTGTGCTTACGCGTCTGGCAGAAAAAGCCTTTCGGCCCGGTCGGTTTCCTTTTCCGCTGGTGCACGTGGATACCGGCCACAACTTCCCCGAGGTGCTGACTTACCGCGATGCGCTGGCCGAACAGCTGGGAGAGAAGCTGATTGTGCGCAGCGTGGAGGAAACCATCAAGCGGCAGCGTCTGCGCGAGCCCGGCGGCAAATACCCCAGCCGCAATCCGCTGCAGACTTATACCCTGCTGGAGACTATTGAGGAGTTTGAGTTTGATGCCTGCATTGGTGGTGCCCGCCGCGACGAAGAGAAGGCCCGAGCCAAGGAGCGCATCTTCTCCGTGCGCGACGAGTTCGGCCAGTGGGACCCCAAGCGCCAGCGCCCCGAGCTGTGGAACATCTACAACGGCCGCATTCAGAAGGGCGAAAACGTGCGCGTATTCCCCATTTCCAACTGGACGGAGCTGGACGTGTGGCGCTATATCCAGCGCGAAAACATTGCCCTCCCCGATATTTATTTCGGCCATGAGCGCACCTGTGTGGTGCTTCCCTCCGGCCAGCTGCTGGGCCTCACGGAGCACATCCGGCTGGATCAGGACGATGAAATTGTGACCCGTCAGGTGCGCTTCCGCACCGTGGGCGACTCCACCTGTACTGCCGCCGTGGAGAGCGACGCGGCCACCGTGGAGGACATTATTGAAGATCTGTTGCTGGCTAAAGTAAGTGAGCGGGGCGCTACCCGCCTCGACGACAACATCTCGGAAGCCGGCATGGAAGACCGGAAGCGCAACGGCTATTTCTAG